A portion of the Phyllopteryx taeniolatus isolate TA_2022b chromosome 15, UOR_Ptae_1.2, whole genome shotgun sequence genome contains these proteins:
- the arhgap24 gene encoding rho GTPase-activating protein 24 isoform X3, with the protein MEVVHPTIRSLPVYGLTQLLSSPSGGTADDWLAHLPHSSADWGSNPGPACVAFACSAWVFSGHSGFLPHPKNLHGGDRERMTTNHETYLLMASTQNDMEDWVKTIRRVIWAPFGGGIFGQKLEETVRYERRYGNKMAPMLVEQCADFIRQRGLHEEGLFRLPGQANLVKELQEAFDCGEKPLFDCNTDVHTVASLLKLYLRELPEPVVPFHKYDDFLACTKLLGKDDDDTGMKELRKLVEGLPPVNYNLLKYICRFLDEVQSYSGVNKMSVQNLATVFGPNILRPKVEDPVAIMEGTVLVQQLMAVLIGRHDTLFPRDEDSPAGPPEIANNNNVDSPRRPAAQMTVAQNVENNNVQAVRQCVWEAADSPCRHEDGQGSLRSASPRNIPGRFDNTRSPPLTVKKNPAFSKGSGIVTNGSFSSSPPSLEPNLDKCQILMSGGSLPGRRNGTLKGSGTKMGTGGVTGSGNSNGVLRMGVSGPDAVAAVLNGHGGLWVPNGCVTLREANKGPRDYPNGDQTCNQNRLSTYDNVHLNHHNLQHNHVAHVACLSSNCEDKQSVDSATWSTSSCEISLPDNSTSCRSSTTTCPEQDFYGCHYQDLDGPNQDGGVDEGRDSGREATRADVAARNSSEHSGKDDGGGGAVGGHSALHSLVASLKQEVLKQKSEYEARIKSLEQRNLDLESEMVSLHEELDQERKKYTMAEIKLRNAERAKDDAERRNHMLQKEMEQFFSTFSDLTATGSNSATVDPRRPDRSNPIWIQ; encoded by the exons ATGGAGGTGGTACATCCGACCATTCGTAGCTTGCCTGTGTATGGATTGACTCAGTTACTGTCTTCGCCATCAG gcggcacggcggacgactggttagcacatctacctcacagttctgcggactggggttcaaatcccggccccgcctgtgtggcctttgcatgttctgcgtgggttttctccgggcactccggtttcctcccacatcccaaaaacctgcatg GGGGAGACAGAGAGCGGATGACAACCAACCATGAGACCTACCTCCTTATGGCCAGCACCCAGAATGACATGGAGGATTGGGTGAAGACCATCCGCAGGGTCATATGGGCGCCTTTTGGCGGAG GAATCTTTGGCCAGAAACTGGAGGAGACGGTGCGGTACGAGCGTCGCTACGGGAACAAGATGGCGCCCATGCTGGTGGAGCAGTGCGCCGACTTCATCCGCCAGCGGGGGCTTCACGAGGAGGGCCTCTTCAGACTTCCCGGACAGGCGAACCTGGTCAAAGAGCTGCAGGAGGCCTTCGACTGCGGGGAGAAGCCCCTGTTTGACTG TAACACAGACGTGCACACAGTAGCGTCGCTGCTCAAGCTGTATCTGCGAGAACTCCCCGAGCCCGTCGTCCCCTTCCACAAGTACGACGACTTCCTGGCCTGCACCAAGCTGCTCGGCAAGGACGATGACGACACG GGTATGAAGGAGCTGAGGAAGCTTGTGGAAGGTCTACCTCCTGTCAACTACAACCTTCTCAAGTACATCTGCAG GTTTCTTGATGAAGTCCAGTCATATTCTGGAGTGAATAAAATGAGCGTGCAGAACTTGGCCACGGTGTTTGGGCCAAACATCCTCAGGCCAAAAGTGGAAGATCCAGTTGCCATCATGGAAG GAACCGTCCTGGTCCAGCAGCTCATGGCGGTTTTGATCGGCCGGCACGACACGCTCTTCCCTCGGGACGAGGACAGTCCCGCCGGGCCGCCGGAGAtcgccaacaacaacaatgtggaCTCGCCGAGGCGACCCGCGGCTCAGATGACGGTGGCTCAGAACGTCGAGAACAACAACGTGCAGGCGGTGCGCCAGTGCGTCTGGGAGGCGGCGGACTCTCCTTGCCGGCACGAGGACGGCCAAGGCTCCCTGCGCTCCGCCAGCCCTCGGAACATTCCGGGACGCTTTGACAATACCCGGAGCCCGCCGCTCACGGTTAAAAAGAATCCCGCGTTCAGTAAAGGAAGCGGGATTGTCACCAACGGATCTTTCAGCTCCTCGCCACCCTCCTTGGAGCCAAACTTGGACAAGTGTCAGATTTTGATGAGCGGCGGGAGCTTACCAGGGCGCCGGAACGGGACACTGAAGGGCTCGGGCACAAAAATGGGCACCGGCGGCGTTACAGGAAGCGGGAACTCCAACGGGGTTCTTCGGATGGGAGTCTCCGGCCCTGACGCGGTTGCAGCGGTCCTGAACGGCCACGGTGGTCTTTGGGTACCGAACGGATGCGTCACGTTACGGGAGGCAAACAAAGGGCCGCGCGACTACCCCAACGGGGATCAAACTTGCAACCAGAACCGTCTGTCCACGTACGACAACGTGCACCTGAACCATCACAACCTGCAGCACAACCACGTGGCCCACGTGGCGTGTCTCAGCAGCAACTGTGAGGACAAGCAGAGCGTGGACAGCGCCACCTGGTCTACGTCCTCCTGCGAGATCTCCCTGCCGGACAACTCCACGTCCTGCCGCTCCTCGACCACCACCTGCCCCGAGCAggacttttatggctgccacTACCAGGACCTGGACGGCCCTAACCAGGACGGTGGCGTGGACGAGGGCCGGGACAGCGGCAGAGAGGCGACGCGAGCGGACGTGGCGGCGAGAAACAGCAGCGAGCACAGTGGCAAGGacgacggaggaggaggagcggtAGGAGGACACAGTGCACTTCACAGCCTGGTGGCGAGTCTCAAACAGGAGGTGCTCAAGCAGAAGTCCGAATACGAGGCAAGGATAAAGAG CCTGGAGCAGCGCAACCTGGACCTGGAGTCCGAGATGGTGAGCCTGCACGAAGAACTGGACCAGGAGCGTAAGAAGTACACCATGGCCGAGATCAAGCTACGCAACGCCGAGCGGGCCAAGGACGACGCCGAGCGCCGCAATCACATGCTGCAGAAGGAGATGGAGCAGTTCTTCTCCACTTTCAGCGACCTCACCGCCACCGGAAGCAACTCTGCCACCGTGGACCCCCGCCGGCCCGATCGCAGCAACCCCATCTGGATACAGTGA
- the arhgap24 gene encoding rho GTPase-activating protein 24 isoform X6, with amino-acid sequence MTTNHETYLLMASTQNDMEDWVKTIRRVIWAPFGGGIFGQKLEETVRYERRYGNKMAPMLVEQCADFIRQRGLHEEGLFRLPGQANLVKELQEAFDCGEKPLFDCNTDVHTVASLLKLYLRELPEPVVPFHKYDDFLACTKLLGKDDDDTGMKELRKLVEGLPPVNYNLLKYICRFLDEVQSYSGVNKMSVQNLATVFGPNILRPKVEDPVAIMEGTVLVQQLMAVLIGRHDTLFPRDEDSPAGPPEIANNNNVDSPRRPAAQMTVAQNVENNNVQAVRQCVWEAADSPCRHEDGQGSLRSASPRNIPGRFDNTRSPPLTVKKNPAFSKGSGIVTNGSFSSSPPSLEPNLDKCQILMSGGSLPGRRNGTLKGSGTKMGTGGVTGSGNSNGVLRMGVSGPDAVAAVLNGHGGLWVPNGCVTLREANKGPRDYPNGDQTCNQNRLSTYDNVHLNHHNLQHNHVAHVACLSSNCEDKQSVDSATWSTSSCEISLPDNSTSCRSSTTTCPEQDFYGCHYQDLDGPNQDGGVDEGRDSGREATRADVAARNSSEHSGKDDGGGGAVGGHSALHSLVASLKQEVLKQKSEYEARIKSLEQRNLDLESEMVSLHEELDQERKKYTMAEIKLRNAERAKDDAERRNHMLQKEMEQFFSTFSDLTATGSNSATVDPRRPDRSNPIWIQ; translated from the exons ATGACAACCAACCATGAGACCTACCTCCTTATGGCCAGCACCCAGAATGACATGGAGGATTGGGTGAAGACCATCCGCAGGGTCATATGGGCGCCTTTTGGCGGAG GAATCTTTGGCCAGAAACTGGAGGAGACGGTGCGGTACGAGCGTCGCTACGGGAACAAGATGGCGCCCATGCTGGTGGAGCAGTGCGCCGACTTCATCCGCCAGCGGGGGCTTCACGAGGAGGGCCTCTTCAGACTTCCCGGACAGGCGAACCTGGTCAAAGAGCTGCAGGAGGCCTTCGACTGCGGGGAGAAGCCCCTGTTTGACTG TAACACAGACGTGCACACAGTAGCGTCGCTGCTCAAGCTGTATCTGCGAGAACTCCCCGAGCCCGTCGTCCCCTTCCACAAGTACGACGACTTCCTGGCCTGCACCAAGCTGCTCGGCAAGGACGATGACGACACG GGTATGAAGGAGCTGAGGAAGCTTGTGGAAGGTCTACCTCCTGTCAACTACAACCTTCTCAAGTACATCTGCAG GTTTCTTGATGAAGTCCAGTCATATTCTGGAGTGAATAAAATGAGCGTGCAGAACTTGGCCACGGTGTTTGGGCCAAACATCCTCAGGCCAAAAGTGGAAGATCCAGTTGCCATCATGGAAG GAACCGTCCTGGTCCAGCAGCTCATGGCGGTTTTGATCGGCCGGCACGACACGCTCTTCCCTCGGGACGAGGACAGTCCCGCCGGGCCGCCGGAGAtcgccaacaacaacaatgtggaCTCGCCGAGGCGACCCGCGGCTCAGATGACGGTGGCTCAGAACGTCGAGAACAACAACGTGCAGGCGGTGCGCCAGTGCGTCTGGGAGGCGGCGGACTCTCCTTGCCGGCACGAGGACGGCCAAGGCTCCCTGCGCTCCGCCAGCCCTCGGAACATTCCGGGACGCTTTGACAATACCCGGAGCCCGCCGCTCACGGTTAAAAAGAATCCCGCGTTCAGTAAAGGAAGCGGGATTGTCACCAACGGATCTTTCAGCTCCTCGCCACCCTCCTTGGAGCCAAACTTGGACAAGTGTCAGATTTTGATGAGCGGCGGGAGCTTACCAGGGCGCCGGAACGGGACACTGAAGGGCTCGGGCACAAAAATGGGCACCGGCGGCGTTACAGGAAGCGGGAACTCCAACGGGGTTCTTCGGATGGGAGTCTCCGGCCCTGACGCGGTTGCAGCGGTCCTGAACGGCCACGGTGGTCTTTGGGTACCGAACGGATGCGTCACGTTACGGGAGGCAAACAAAGGGCCGCGCGACTACCCCAACGGGGATCAAACTTGCAACCAGAACCGTCTGTCCACGTACGACAACGTGCACCTGAACCATCACAACCTGCAGCACAACCACGTGGCCCACGTGGCGTGTCTCAGCAGCAACTGTGAGGACAAGCAGAGCGTGGACAGCGCCACCTGGTCTACGTCCTCCTGCGAGATCTCCCTGCCGGACAACTCCACGTCCTGCCGCTCCTCGACCACCACCTGCCCCGAGCAggacttttatggctgccacTACCAGGACCTGGACGGCCCTAACCAGGACGGTGGCGTGGACGAGGGCCGGGACAGCGGCAGAGAGGCGACGCGAGCGGACGTGGCGGCGAGAAACAGCAGCGAGCACAGTGGCAAGGacgacggaggaggaggagcggtAGGAGGACACAGTGCACTTCACAGCCTGGTGGCGAGTCTCAAACAGGAGGTGCTCAAGCAGAAGTCCGAATACGAGGCAAGGATAAAGAG CCTGGAGCAGCGCAACCTGGACCTGGAGTCCGAGATGGTGAGCCTGCACGAAGAACTGGACCAGGAGCGTAAGAAGTACACCATGGCCGAGATCAAGCTACGCAACGCCGAGCGGGCCAAGGACGACGCCGAGCGCCGCAATCACATGCTGCAGAAGGAGATGGAGCAGTTCTTCTCCACTTTCAGCGACCTCACCGCCACCGGAAGCAACTCTGCCACCGTGGACCCCCGCCGGCCCGATCGCAGCAACCCCATCTGGATACAGTGA
- the arhgap24 gene encoding rho GTPase-activating protein 24 isoform X4 codes for MEVVHPTIRSLPVYGLTQLLSSPSGGDRERMTTNHETYLLMASTQNDMEDWVKTIRRVIWAPFGGGIFGQKLEETVRYERRYGNKMAPMLVEQCADFIRQRGLHEEGLFRLPGQANLVKELQEAFDCGEKPLFDCNTDVHTVASLLKLYLRELPEPVVPFHKYDDFLACTKLLGKDDDDTGMKELRKLVEGLPPVNYNLLKYICRFLDEVQSYSGVNKMSVQNLATVFGPNILRPKVEDPVAIMEGTVLVQQLMAVLIGRHDTLFPRDEDSPAGPPEIANNNNVDSPRRPAAQMTVAQNVENNNVQAVRQCVWEAADSPCRHEDGQGSLRSASPRNIPGRFDNTRSPPLTVKKNPAFSKGSGIVTNGSFSSSPPSLEPNLDKCQILMSGGSLPGRRNGTLKGSGTKMGTGGVTGSGNSNGVLRMGVSGPDAVAAVLNGHGGLWVPNGCVTLREANKGPRDYPNGDQTCNQNRLSTYDNVHLNHHNLQHNHVAHVACLSSNCEDKQSVDSATWSTSSCEISLPDNSTSCRSSTTTCPEQDFYGCHYQDLDGPNQDGGVDEGRDSGREATRADVAARNSSEHSGKDDGGGGAVGGHSALHSLVASLKQEVLKQKSEYEARIKSLEQRNLDLESEMVSLHEELDQERKKYTMAEIKLRNAERAKDDAERRNHMLQKEMEQFFSTFSDLTATGSNSATVDPRRPDRSNPIWIQ; via the exons ATGGAGGTGGTACATCCGACCATTCGTAGCTTGCCTGTGTATGGATTGACTCAGTTACTGTCTTCGCCATCAG GGGGAGACAGAGAGCGGATGACAACCAACCATGAGACCTACCTCCTTATGGCCAGCACCCAGAATGACATGGAGGATTGGGTGAAGACCATCCGCAGGGTCATATGGGCGCCTTTTGGCGGAG GAATCTTTGGCCAGAAACTGGAGGAGACGGTGCGGTACGAGCGTCGCTACGGGAACAAGATGGCGCCCATGCTGGTGGAGCAGTGCGCCGACTTCATCCGCCAGCGGGGGCTTCACGAGGAGGGCCTCTTCAGACTTCCCGGACAGGCGAACCTGGTCAAAGAGCTGCAGGAGGCCTTCGACTGCGGGGAGAAGCCCCTGTTTGACTG TAACACAGACGTGCACACAGTAGCGTCGCTGCTCAAGCTGTATCTGCGAGAACTCCCCGAGCCCGTCGTCCCCTTCCACAAGTACGACGACTTCCTGGCCTGCACCAAGCTGCTCGGCAAGGACGATGACGACACG GGTATGAAGGAGCTGAGGAAGCTTGTGGAAGGTCTACCTCCTGTCAACTACAACCTTCTCAAGTACATCTGCAG GTTTCTTGATGAAGTCCAGTCATATTCTGGAGTGAATAAAATGAGCGTGCAGAACTTGGCCACGGTGTTTGGGCCAAACATCCTCAGGCCAAAAGTGGAAGATCCAGTTGCCATCATGGAAG GAACCGTCCTGGTCCAGCAGCTCATGGCGGTTTTGATCGGCCGGCACGACACGCTCTTCCCTCGGGACGAGGACAGTCCCGCCGGGCCGCCGGAGAtcgccaacaacaacaatgtggaCTCGCCGAGGCGACCCGCGGCTCAGATGACGGTGGCTCAGAACGTCGAGAACAACAACGTGCAGGCGGTGCGCCAGTGCGTCTGGGAGGCGGCGGACTCTCCTTGCCGGCACGAGGACGGCCAAGGCTCCCTGCGCTCCGCCAGCCCTCGGAACATTCCGGGACGCTTTGACAATACCCGGAGCCCGCCGCTCACGGTTAAAAAGAATCCCGCGTTCAGTAAAGGAAGCGGGATTGTCACCAACGGATCTTTCAGCTCCTCGCCACCCTCCTTGGAGCCAAACTTGGACAAGTGTCAGATTTTGATGAGCGGCGGGAGCTTACCAGGGCGCCGGAACGGGACACTGAAGGGCTCGGGCACAAAAATGGGCACCGGCGGCGTTACAGGAAGCGGGAACTCCAACGGGGTTCTTCGGATGGGAGTCTCCGGCCCTGACGCGGTTGCAGCGGTCCTGAACGGCCACGGTGGTCTTTGGGTACCGAACGGATGCGTCACGTTACGGGAGGCAAACAAAGGGCCGCGCGACTACCCCAACGGGGATCAAACTTGCAACCAGAACCGTCTGTCCACGTACGACAACGTGCACCTGAACCATCACAACCTGCAGCACAACCACGTGGCCCACGTGGCGTGTCTCAGCAGCAACTGTGAGGACAAGCAGAGCGTGGACAGCGCCACCTGGTCTACGTCCTCCTGCGAGATCTCCCTGCCGGACAACTCCACGTCCTGCCGCTCCTCGACCACCACCTGCCCCGAGCAggacttttatggctgccacTACCAGGACCTGGACGGCCCTAACCAGGACGGTGGCGTGGACGAGGGCCGGGACAGCGGCAGAGAGGCGACGCGAGCGGACGTGGCGGCGAGAAACAGCAGCGAGCACAGTGGCAAGGacgacggaggaggaggagcggtAGGAGGACACAGTGCACTTCACAGCCTGGTGGCGAGTCTCAAACAGGAGGTGCTCAAGCAGAAGTCCGAATACGAGGCAAGGATAAAGAG CCTGGAGCAGCGCAACCTGGACCTGGAGTCCGAGATGGTGAGCCTGCACGAAGAACTGGACCAGGAGCGTAAGAAGTACACCATGGCCGAGATCAAGCTACGCAACGCCGAGCGGGCCAAGGACGACGCCGAGCGCCGCAATCACATGCTGCAGAAGGAGATGGAGCAGTTCTTCTCCACTTTCAGCGACCTCACCGCCACCGGAAGCAACTCTGCCACCGTGGACCCCCGCCGGCCCGATCGCAGCAACCCCATCTGGATACAGTGA
- the arhgap24 gene encoding rho GTPase-activating protein 24 isoform X5: protein MDLNFNPGGDRERMTTNHETYLLMASTQNDMEDWVKTIRRVIWAPFGGGIFGQKLEETVRYERRYGNKMAPMLVEQCADFIRQRGLHEEGLFRLPGQANLVKELQEAFDCGEKPLFDCNTDVHTVASLLKLYLRELPEPVVPFHKYDDFLACTKLLGKDDDDTGMKELRKLVEGLPPVNYNLLKYICRFLDEVQSYSGVNKMSVQNLATVFGPNILRPKVEDPVAIMEGTVLVQQLMAVLIGRHDTLFPRDEDSPAGPPEIANNNNVDSPRRPAAQMTVAQNVENNNVQAVRQCVWEAADSPCRHEDGQGSLRSASPRNIPGRFDNTRSPPLTVKKNPAFSKGSGIVTNGSFSSSPPSLEPNLDKCQILMSGGSLPGRRNGTLKGSGTKMGTGGVTGSGNSNGVLRMGVSGPDAVAAVLNGHGGLWVPNGCVTLREANKGPRDYPNGDQTCNQNRLSTYDNVHLNHHNLQHNHVAHVACLSSNCEDKQSVDSATWSTSSCEISLPDNSTSCRSSTTTCPEQDFYGCHYQDLDGPNQDGGVDEGRDSGREATRADVAARNSSEHSGKDDGGGGAVGGHSALHSLVASLKQEVLKQKSEYEARIKSLEQRNLDLESEMVSLHEELDQERKKYTMAEIKLRNAERAKDDAERRNHMLQKEMEQFFSTFSDLTATGSNSATVDPRRPDRSNPIWIQ from the exons ATGGACCTTAACTTCAACCCAG GGGGAGACAGAGAGCGGATGACAACCAACCATGAGACCTACCTCCTTATGGCCAGCACCCAGAATGACATGGAGGATTGGGTGAAGACCATCCGCAGGGTCATATGGGCGCCTTTTGGCGGAG GAATCTTTGGCCAGAAACTGGAGGAGACGGTGCGGTACGAGCGTCGCTACGGGAACAAGATGGCGCCCATGCTGGTGGAGCAGTGCGCCGACTTCATCCGCCAGCGGGGGCTTCACGAGGAGGGCCTCTTCAGACTTCCCGGACAGGCGAACCTGGTCAAAGAGCTGCAGGAGGCCTTCGACTGCGGGGAGAAGCCCCTGTTTGACTG TAACACAGACGTGCACACAGTAGCGTCGCTGCTCAAGCTGTATCTGCGAGAACTCCCCGAGCCCGTCGTCCCCTTCCACAAGTACGACGACTTCCTGGCCTGCACCAAGCTGCTCGGCAAGGACGATGACGACACG GGTATGAAGGAGCTGAGGAAGCTTGTGGAAGGTCTACCTCCTGTCAACTACAACCTTCTCAAGTACATCTGCAG GTTTCTTGATGAAGTCCAGTCATATTCTGGAGTGAATAAAATGAGCGTGCAGAACTTGGCCACGGTGTTTGGGCCAAACATCCTCAGGCCAAAAGTGGAAGATCCAGTTGCCATCATGGAAG GAACCGTCCTGGTCCAGCAGCTCATGGCGGTTTTGATCGGCCGGCACGACACGCTCTTCCCTCGGGACGAGGACAGTCCCGCCGGGCCGCCGGAGAtcgccaacaacaacaatgtggaCTCGCCGAGGCGACCCGCGGCTCAGATGACGGTGGCTCAGAACGTCGAGAACAACAACGTGCAGGCGGTGCGCCAGTGCGTCTGGGAGGCGGCGGACTCTCCTTGCCGGCACGAGGACGGCCAAGGCTCCCTGCGCTCCGCCAGCCCTCGGAACATTCCGGGACGCTTTGACAATACCCGGAGCCCGCCGCTCACGGTTAAAAAGAATCCCGCGTTCAGTAAAGGAAGCGGGATTGTCACCAACGGATCTTTCAGCTCCTCGCCACCCTCCTTGGAGCCAAACTTGGACAAGTGTCAGATTTTGATGAGCGGCGGGAGCTTACCAGGGCGCCGGAACGGGACACTGAAGGGCTCGGGCACAAAAATGGGCACCGGCGGCGTTACAGGAAGCGGGAACTCCAACGGGGTTCTTCGGATGGGAGTCTCCGGCCCTGACGCGGTTGCAGCGGTCCTGAACGGCCACGGTGGTCTTTGGGTACCGAACGGATGCGTCACGTTACGGGAGGCAAACAAAGGGCCGCGCGACTACCCCAACGGGGATCAAACTTGCAACCAGAACCGTCTGTCCACGTACGACAACGTGCACCTGAACCATCACAACCTGCAGCACAACCACGTGGCCCACGTGGCGTGTCTCAGCAGCAACTGTGAGGACAAGCAGAGCGTGGACAGCGCCACCTGGTCTACGTCCTCCTGCGAGATCTCCCTGCCGGACAACTCCACGTCCTGCCGCTCCTCGACCACCACCTGCCCCGAGCAggacttttatggctgccacTACCAGGACCTGGACGGCCCTAACCAGGACGGTGGCGTGGACGAGGGCCGGGACAGCGGCAGAGAGGCGACGCGAGCGGACGTGGCGGCGAGAAACAGCAGCGAGCACAGTGGCAAGGacgacggaggaggaggagcggtAGGAGGACACAGTGCACTTCACAGCCTGGTGGCGAGTCTCAAACAGGAGGTGCTCAAGCAGAAGTCCGAATACGAGGCAAGGATAAAGAG CCTGGAGCAGCGCAACCTGGACCTGGAGTCCGAGATGGTGAGCCTGCACGAAGAACTGGACCAGGAGCGTAAGAAGTACACCATGGCCGAGATCAAGCTACGCAACGCCGAGCGGGCCAAGGACGACGCCGAGCGCCGCAATCACATGCTGCAGAAGGAGATGGAGCAGTTCTTCTCCACTTTCAGCGACCTCACCGCCACCGGAAGCAACTCTGCCACCGTGGACCCCCGCCGGCCCGATCGCAGCAACCCCATCTGGATACAGTGA